From bacterium, the proteins below share one genomic window:
- the def gene encoding peptide deformylase, which yields MARRPVVLYPDPILLQPTKDVEGVDDDLRQLVQDMIETMHAEPGVGLAANQVGDGRSVVVIDLTAGDEPGQVKVLINPKILETSGSQTGDEGCLSFPGIYETVTRPFRVRYSAYDLDMQPYEEVAEEFGARAVLHECDHLQGTTFIDKMSPLKRRLVLRKIKRMQRDGEWVSGR from the coding sequence ATGGCCCGCCGACCCGTCGTGCTCTATCCCGACCCGATTCTTCTGCAGCCGACCAAGGACGTCGAGGGCGTGGACGACGACCTGCGCCAACTGGTGCAGGACATGATCGAGACGATGCACGCCGAGCCGGGCGTCGGGCTGGCCGCCAACCAGGTCGGCGACGGCCGGAGCGTCGTCGTGATCGACCTCACCGCGGGGGACGAGCCGGGGCAGGTGAAGGTCCTGATCAACCCCAAGATCCTCGAGACCTCCGGCTCGCAGACCGGCGACGAGGGCTGCCTCTCGTTCCCCGGGATCTACGAGACCGTCACGCGGCCGTTCCGCGTGCGCTACAGCGCCTACGACCTCGACATGCAGCCGTACGAGGAGGTCGCCGAGGAGTTCGGCGCGCGCGCGGTGCTCCACGAGTGCGACCACCTGCAGGGCACGACGTTCATCGACAAGATGTCGCCGCTCAAGCGGCGCCTCGTGCTGCGCAAGATCAAGCGGATGCAGCGGGACGGCGAGTGGGTTTCCGGCCGTTGA